In Coregonus clupeaformis isolate EN_2021a chromosome 15, ASM2061545v1, whole genome shotgun sequence, one genomic interval encodes:
- the LOC121582475 gene encoding protein PRRC2B isoform X8, with protein MSDRLGQITKSKDGKSKYSSLSLFDKYKGKSIETQKTAAVPRHGLQSLGKVAAARRMPPPAHLPSLKSENKGNDPSVIIVPKDGTGWANKQEQPDQKSSIASTAQLPELQPQLALQKSVSNLQKPTPVASQESANTGGPKQWAQLNGKAVELDGLRASNRLQPFSHEEFPTLKAAGEQDKAGKERSAFDPSYGPGPSLRPQNVTSWREGGGRNLVPSSLPAGLPSDFEGKASGVAETGSPPPPLPPSASSSALSAPMVSPNPATVVSAPPVPELKEPSLRPAQPLRRPAPPALNHHQLHHPTTTTTYHDMLPAFMCPKETCDAPGTAEHTGPVTVVAPVRFDNRPTFRQPYPNNNQEPVNGEVRREENRFIRGPSRNPSSRPIRRPGDRPPRPAIINPEDLKDLDELDNDCEDGWAGIHEEVDYGEKLKFSDDEEEHAEKNKMWAEWENQRREHQLSLSSGEGVYPQEGPEEEAYQAYQEQMAHRKTNSRFPSGEPQAQQKSSGPGMAHQGEPLDNQEERQTQGPARAKFVSPELSEAVERARRRREEEERLAREERLAACAEKLKRLDERFGKTERQLLRSEEGAKDAESKEAALSPRRESKNHPESWQYGMKDAECPSEHSPGQQDYREEGTSGFTPYRSEDDGGAEPTSPLPDYANHQASKPLPPRFQKQQQDQVYKMQHWQQQQSGHPAPSGSSHPPRGYYPPHVLGFDPRWMMMPPFMDPRMAQGLSPVDYYPNAVHSSGIMKSMMQPDHLNSPGSASDEGCHPSMHQERRAPSTEPYPVWNQDGYPPRSFTPPYQRQHESSDRSQPDDRSDRTCSQQDLYEERGKECLDNPSGDLSHQAYQQSKGPDRDHHPHDQGLLSTAPSRPQQQQHADSDYPKQEPKDRYLKDSTDPRNEVFDTSKENVFDSDFRRRDGGQKKESVGVQNQRSDHGSSSPASSVSQPSETGGRTLTRRTGPIKKPVLKALKVEDKENEKPKVEPEEKVVPYRLEKEVLTNVYDLKKDNQPLLSNRRSASPAIEKQPEEKQHQLLAPAKVERPASTHSEDLPKENSWDSGKSQSSRDSQESREPGAPRRNNWIFIDEEQAFAGARGTGRGRSRGGFREFSSRGDRGGRGGRENPRGGYNNNINSRDATGAQRPGRGRGLPRDFVKVEDLQRGKPRRRNVSETLSETSEYEELPKRRRQKGSENGEGGSYPEQGETRKADRDSWRSNKVYTEDQAASDARDKAKASSKGFGGFGRSLPPRLDTGRVYNTSRGFNNGSRDISTWRGRGTQFGSGGGPMQENGYGPGTETYSRRPPPPAEREPFKYTPKFTGSTGSFMENGAEDRSGEGEYYIDNDNPGQQPLRRRRPPRQDKPPRFRRLRQEREPGSGQWTSDEYINGSEGFANPWPGRSKEGGKEDGWPSGHYSGGGGRSGGQHGQAEDWETGSENSDFSDWREKRGGGQQQQAHGGDVHSDSGHGEPGSGEKRELAKRSFSSQRPLVDRQNRKGELEGNKMTRSSENPNALPSCNRNDGWQNGGSSNHNSRSPEESGQVYNVEQSEEGHQPNEPSGKKLDKELKPRSVKGDMVKPLNQYDLNSYPIEGDSGGPSPDGFQDLSKKQQRRPQEDDRRRKEQGAPVPVKNRPITSKMPPRFAKKQGGMTMDQPEEGLSANNLGTEIWETNSSALSVQSSGGDSWTKQVSFTGSEPNSEDSDAGPEQSKEQHKPGPIGNERSLKHRKGSEGVERLEGRPITPVNGVDLHVDTVLPVPPIEFGVSAKDSDFSLPPGSTPVPVSNPVTKLQDALASNPALTQAIPMLRRDHLQPGINLNPISFPSADLTLKMESARKAWENSQSLPEQGSPGGGASGAQPPCSVGSSSGVSYSSFGGVSMPPMPVASVAPSMSMQGNHVPPLYLDGHVFPSQPRLVPPTMTQQQSYQQAAAAAQQIPISLHTSLQAQLGLRGGLPVSQSQEMFNSIPPFRSQVYMHPNLSQPNPMVLSGGGPLKGPYSAFPGMQPSDMVKPQSGSHYQPMNGSQAMVYDGQMNQGPGMGSSQLMDSQLIQVTMPLPGSQLRYGSAQQHLILPQSIQLQQGQNLSVGAARRMLPPGSQPPVMTGSRENFPMSAGPYTTYKTSQMEMKGFQFSDKPNHSQGMPGGYNRVCQPQWEAVWPSAWALHPAEDDLHAGRSAARLGLQWPWPDL; from the exons TTCCATTGCATCAACAGCACAGCTGCCGGAGTTGCAGCCGCAGCTGGCTTTACAGAAATCTGTCTCCAATCTCCAGAAGCCCACACCGGTAGCCAGTCAGGAG AGCGCAAACACAGGTGGACCAAAGCAATGGGCCCAGCTAAATGGAAAGGCCGTAGAACTAGATG GTTTAAGGGCCTCAAACCGACTGCAGCCCTTCTCTCACGAGGAATTTCCAACGCTGAAGGCTGCTGGGGAACAGGACAAGGCTGGCAAGGAAAGAAGCGCCTTCGATCCGTCGTATGGGCCCGGACCAAGCCTCCGCCCCCAGA ATGTGACAAGTTGGAGGGAGGGTGGTGGGAGGAACCTTGTGCCCTCATCCCTGCCGGCAGGCCTGCCCTCAGATTTCGAGGGCAAGGCCAGCGGCGTGGCTGAGACTGGGAGCCCCCCTCCACCTCTTCccccctctgcctcctcctctgcCCTCTCTGCCCCCATGGTCAGTCCCAACCCTGCCACCGTTGTCAGCGCCCCTCCAGTCCCGGAGCTCAAGGAGCCCTCCCTGCGCCCCGCCCAGCCACTCCGCAGGCCCGCTCCCCCTGCCCTGAACCATCACCAGCTCCACCaccctaccaccaccaccacctaccaCGACATGCTGCCTGCCTTC ATGTGCCCCAAAGAGACTTGTGATGCTCCCGGCACTGCTGAACACACTGGCCCTGTCACTGTGGTCGCCCCAGTTCGCTTTGACAACAGGCCCACCTTCAGACAGCCCTACCCCAACAACAACCAAGAGCCCGTCAA CGGCGAGGTGAGGAGAGAAGAAAACCGCTTCATCCGTGGGCCCTCTCGCAACCCCTCCTCCCGACCCATCCGTCGGCCCGGCGACAGACCCCCTCGTCCTGCCATCATCAACCCAGAGGACCTGAAGGATCTGGACGAGCTGGACAACGACTGTGAAGACGGCTGGGCAG GTATCCATGAAGAAGTGGATTATGGCGAGAAACTCAAGTTCAGTGACGATGAGGAGGAGCACGCCGAAAAGAACAAGATGTG GGCTGAATGGGAGAACCAGCGTCGCGAGCACCAGTTGTCGCTGAGCTCAGGAGAGGGGGTGTACCCCCAGGAGGGTCCTGAGGAGGAAGCTTACCAGGCCTACCAGGAGCAGATGGCCCACAGGAAGACCAACAGCAGGTTCCCCTCTGGAGAACCACAG GCCCAGCAGAAGAGCTCCGGGCCGGGCATGGCCCACCAGGGTGAACCCCTGGACAACCAGGAGGAGCGCCAGACCCAGGGCCCAGCCCGGGCCAAGTTTGTGTCACCGGAACTCTCGGAGGCAGTTGAGAGAGCTCGCCGtcgcagggaggaggaggagagactcgCCCGTGAGGAGAGACTGGCCGCCTGCGCCGAGAAGCTCAAGAGGCTAGACGAGAGGTTTGGGAAGACGGAGAGACAGTTGTTGAGGTCTGAGGAGGGAGCAAAGGATGCAGAGAGCAAGGAGGCAGCACTGTCCCCTAGGAGAGAGAGCAAAAACCACCCGGAGAGCTGGCAATACGGCATGAAAG ACGCTGAGTGTCCCTCGGAGCACTCCCCAGGCCAGCAGGACTACAGGGAAGAGGGCACCTCGGGCTTCACCCCCTACCGCAGTGAGGACGATGGCGGGGCCGAGCCCACCTCTCCCCTGCCTGACTATGCAAACCACCAGGCCTCCAAGCCCCTCCCTCCTCGCTTCCAAAAGCAGCAGCAG gACCAAGTGTATAAAATGCAGCactggcagcagcagcagtctgGCCACCCCGCCCCCTCTGGCTCCAGCCACCCCCCGAGGGGGTACTACCCCCCACACGTGCTGGGCTTCGACCCCCGCTGGATGATGATGCCCCCCTTCATGGACCCCCGAATGGCCCAGGGCCTCTCCCCTGTGGATTACTACCCCAACGCTGTCCACTCTTCAG GAATTATGAAATCGATGATGCAGCCAGACCACCTGAACAGCCCAGGGTCCGCCTCTGACGAGGGCTGCCATCCCAGCATGCATCAGGAGAGGAGGGCCCCCTCCACCGAGCCCTACCCTGTGTGGAACCAAGATGGCTACCCCCCTCGCAGTTTCACCCCACCCTACCAGAGACAGCACGAGAGCTCAGACAGGAGCCAGCCAGACGACCGGAGTGACAGGACCTGCTCCCAGCAGGACTTGTACGAAGAGAGGGGCAAAGAGTGCCTAGACAACCCCTCCGGTGACCTCTCCCATCAGGCCTACCAACAGAGCAAAGGCCCCGACAGGGATCACCACCCGCACGACCAAGGCCTGCTCTCCACAGCCCCGAGCCggccccagcagcagcagcacgcaGACAGCGACTACCCCAAACAGGAGCCCAAAGACAGGTACCTGAAGGACAGCACTGACCCCCGCAACGAAGTCTTCGACACCTCCAAAGAAAATGTTTTTGACTCAGACTTCCGGAGGCGAGATGGAGGCCAGAAGAAGGAAAGTGTTGGTGTTCAGAACCAGCGATCTGATCATGGCTCCAGCTCCCCTGCCAGCAGTGTAAGCCAGCCCTCTGAGACCGGCGGTAGGACCCTGACCCGCCGGACCGGTCCCATAAAGAAGCCTGTGCTCAAGGCCCTCAAAGTGGAGGACAAGGAGAACGAGAAGCCCAAAGTGGAGCCTGAGGAGAAGGTAGTCCCTTACCGCCTGGAAAAGGAGGTGCTCACCAACGTATATGACCTGAAGAAAGACAACCAGCCCCTACTAAGTAACAGACGCTCGGCCTCGCCTGCTATCGAGAAGCAGCCAGAAGAGAAGCAACACCAACTACTAGCTCCTGCTAAAGTAGAGCGGCCAGCCAGTACCCACAGTGAGGATTTGCCGAAGGAGAACAGCTGGGACAGCGGAAAGAGCCAGTCCTCCAGAGACAGCCAGGAGAGCAGGGAGCCTGGTGCACCACGACGCAACAACTGGATCTTCATCGATGAGGAGCAGGCCTTTGCCGGAGCCAGGGGAACGGGTAGAGGTCGGAGCCGTGGTGGCTTCAGGGAGTTCAGTTCCAGAGGAGACCGTGGTGGCCGGGGAGGCCGAGAGAACCCCAGAggaggctacaacaacaatatcaaCAGCAGGGACGCCACTGGAGCCCAGAGACCAGGCAGAGGCAGAGGACTGCCCAGGGACTTTGTCAAGGTGGAGGACCTGCAGAGGGGGAAGCCGAGGAGGCGCAACGTCAGCGAGACTCTGAGCGAGACCTCAGAGTACGAGGAGCTGCCCAAGCGGCGGCGCCAGAAGGGCTCTGAAAATGGAGAGGGTGGCAGCTACCCAGAGCAGGGAGAGACCAGGAAGGCCGACCGAGACTCTTGGAGGTCCAACAAGGTGTACACGGAAGACCAGGCGGCCAGCGACGCCCGCGACAAGGCCAAAGCCAGCAGTAAGGGGTTCGGAGGCTTCGGCCGCTCGCTGCCTCCCAGACTCGACACTGGCAGGGTCTACAACACCAGCCGAGGGTTCAACAACGGCTCCAGAGACATCTCCACCTGGAGGGGGCGGGGGACTCAGTTCGGCAGTGGCGGTGGGCCCATGCAGGAGAATGGCTACGGCCCAGGCACCGAGACTTACTCTAGGAGACCTCCACCACCTGCAGAGCGTGAGCCCTTCAAATACACCCCCAAGTTTACTGGCTCTACTGGTTCCTTCATGGAGAACGGTGCCGAGGACCGCAGCGGGGAGGGCGAGTACTACATAGACAACGACAACCCTGGACAACAGCCATTGAGAAGAAGGCGGCCGCCACGCCAGGACAAGCCCCCGCGCTTCCGCCGACTACGTCAAGAGCGGGAGCCCGGCAGCGGCCAGTGGACCAGCGACGAGTACATCAACGGATCGGAAGGATTTGCCAACCCCTGGCCGGGCCGCTCCAAGGAGGGAGGTAAAGAGGACGGCTGGCCCAGTGGCCACTACTCCGGAGGGGGAGGGAGGTCCGGTGGTCAGCACGGCCAGGCGGAGGACTGGGAGACTGGCTCGGAGAACAGCGACTTCAGCGACTGGAGGGAGAAGCGTGGTggagggcagcagcagcaggcccaCGGGGGAGATGTGCACTCAGACTCAGGCCACGGGGAGCCTGGGTCTGGGGAAAAGAGGGAGCTGGCCAAGAGGAGTTTCTCCAGCCAGCGCCCCCTGGTGGACCGGCAGAACAGGAAGGGAGAGCTGGAGGGGAACAAGATGACACGCTCCTCAGAGAACCCTAACGCTCTGCCCTCCTGCAACAGGAACGACGGCTGGCAGAACGGAGGGTCCTCCAACCATAATAG CAGGAGCCCAGAGGAGTCAGGCCAAGTCTACAATGTTGAGCAGTCTGAGGAGGGCCACCAGCCCAACGAACCCTCGGGGAAGAAGCTGGACAAGGAGCTGAAGCCCAGGTCTGTGAAGGGAGACATGGTCAAACCACTGAACCAGTACGACCTCAACAGCTACCCCA TTGAGGGGGATTCTGGGGGTCCTAGTCCAGATGGGTTCCAAGACCTGTCCAAGAAACAGCAGCGGCGCCCACAGGAAGACGACAGGAGGAGAAAGGAACAAGGAGCTCCG GTTCCAGTAAAGAACAGACCGATCACCTCCAAGATGCCCCCGCGGTTTGCCAAGAAGCAGGGTGGCATGACCATGGATCAGCCAGAAGAGGGACTCTCTGCCAACAACCTGGGCACAGAGATCTGGGAGACTAACAGCTCAG CTCTGTCAGTCCAGTCATCTGGAGGGGACTCGTGGACCAAGCAGGTCTCCTTCACAGGCAGCGAGCCCAACTCTGAGGACTCTGATGCGGGGCCTGAGCAGAGCAAGGAGCAGCACAAGCCCGGCCCCATCGGCAACGAGCGTTCACTCAAGCACCGCAAGGGCTCAGAGGGTGTGGAGCGTCTGGAGGGGAGGCCCATCACGCCCGTCAACGGCGTGGACCTCCACGTGGACACGGTGCTGCCCGTGCCACCCATTGAGTTTGGTGTGAGCGCCAAGGACTCTGACTTTAGCCTGCCACCCGGTTCCACCCCAGTGCCTGTGTCCAACCCTGTCACCAAGCTGCAGGACGCCCTCGCCAGCAAC CCGGCCCTGACCCAAGCCATTCCCATGCTGCGTAGAGACCACCTGCAGCCTGGCATCAACCTCAACCCCATCTCTTTCCCCAGCGCTGACCTCACACTCAAG ATGGAGTCGGCCCGTAAGGCGTGGGAGAACTCCCAATCTCTCCCCGAGCAGGGCTCTCCTGGTGGGGGGGCCTCTGGTGCCCAGCCCCCCTGCAGCGTGGGCTCCTCCAGCGGGGTCAGCTACAGCTCTTTCGGAGGGGTGTCCATGCCCCCCATGCCCGTGGCCTCCGTGGCGCCTTCCATGTCCATGCAGG GTAACCATGTCCCCCCGCTGTATCTGGACGGCCATGTCTTTCCCAGCCAGCCTCGTCTGGTGCCCCCAACCATGACCCAGCAGCAGAGCTACCAACAG GCAGCGGCTGCTGCCCAGCAGATCCCCATCTCCCTGCACACCTCTCTGCAGGCCCAACTTGGTCTCCGGGGAGGCCTTCCCGTCTCCCAGTCCCAGGAGATGTTCAACTCCATCCCCCCCTTCAGGTCCCAGGTGTACATGCACCCCAATCTGTCCCAGCCTAACCCCATGGTGCTGTCAGGCGGTGGCCCCCTCAAGGGGCCCTATTCGGCCTTCCCGGGCATGCAGCCATCGGACATGGTCAAGCCTCAGTCGGGCTCCCACTACCAGCCCATGAACGGCAGCCAGGCCATGGTCTACGACGGCCAGATGAACCAGGGCCCTGGCATGGGCTCCTCCCAGCTCATGGACTCCCAGCTCATCCAG GTGACCATGCCCCTGCCGGGCTCCCAGCTGCGTTATGGCTCTGCCCAGCAGCACCTCATCCTGCCCCAGTCCATCCAGCTCCAGCAGGGCCAGAACCTCTCCGTGGGAGCCGCCCGCAGGATGCTCCCCCCTGGCTCCCAGCCCCCCGTCATGACCGGCAGCAGAGAG AATTTCCCAATGTCTGCTGGTCCGTATACTACTTACAAG ACCTCCCAGATGGAAATGAAAGGCTTCCAGTTCTCTGACAAGCCCAATCACAGCCAGGGCATGCCTGGAGGATACAACAG GGTCTGCCAGCCCCAGTGGGAAGCAGTCTGGCCCTCTGCCTGGGCATTACACCCAGCAG AAGACGACCTCCATGCAGGCCGTTCAGCAGCGAGGCTGGGCTTGCAGTGGCCCTGGCCTGACCTGTAG